GTAACGGCAACTTCCAAGACAGATGGCACGAAGACTGCTGAAGTCACAACCACAACAACCATAGAAATGCCACCTCCCCCACCAACACCTTGGGATGTCAATGATGACGGAACCGTGAATGTTCAAGATTTAGTACTTGTCGCTAACGAACTTGGCGAGTCTGGGGAATCCCTTAAGGCGGATGTGAACGGTGATGGCACAGTAAATATTCTTGATTTAGTCCTTGTTGCTTCGCATTTTGGTGAAGATACAAGTAATTAATAGTTGTCAGTTGTTGGTTATCGGTTTTCAGTGAAGAGGTCTCCAGATAACAATTTACCTCGTTCTGGAGTATACCAAGTTTGGGGATTCTTACAAAAGTATCTCTTAACCGAAAACCGATAACTGACAACCCTTATAGGAAATATGAACATGGCATCTAAATATCGTGTTGGAATTATCGGATGTGGTGGTATTGCCAATGCCCACGCCCGTGGCTATGAGGGCGTTGAGCAAACGGAGATCGTTGCACTCGCTGATCCGATTCAGGCAGCCCTTGACAAGTTCGCAGACACCTACGGCGTATCCACTGAAAACTGCTATTTGGATGCGCGTGAGATGTTGGATAACGAGGAGCTTGATATTGTCAGTGTCGCGACGTGGCATAAACTCCACGCACCCATGACAATCGCGGCGTGTGCACGAAGCCCAAAGGCAGTGCTCTGTGAAAAACCGATGGGTGTAAGTCTCGGTGAATGCGATGAAATGTTAATCGTCGCGAGCCGGAACGATGTCAAAGTGGTGATTGGACATCAACGCAGATTCAATTCGGCGTGGACGGATGCCCGAAACCTCATTGCTGAGGGGGCAATCGGTGAACCCCAACAGGTTGTCTGTCACGGTGGGCAGGGGTTGTTGAATGATTGCTCACACCTCTTTGATATGATGCGCTATGTCCTCGGGGATCCGGATCCGCA
This genomic stretch from Candidatus Poribacteria bacterium harbors:
- a CDS encoding Gfo/Idh/MocA family oxidoreductase, whose protein sequence is MASKYRVGIIGCGGIANAHARGYEGVEQTEIVALADPIQAALDKFADTYGVSTENCYLDAREMLDNEELDIVSVATWHKLHAPMTIAACARSPKAVLCEKPMGVSLGECDEMLIVASRNDVKVVIGHQRRFNSAWTDARNLIAEGAIGEPQQVVCHGGQGLLNDCSHLFDMMRYVLGDPDPQWVIGNVERKTERYERDIQIEDRSAGIVGFSNGCIGQLLQEIGRPNYQGGIVYGTDGIADVTEGRVRLLNNKATDWEERPSDGVNQHVAQAAELVEWIEGGPEHRGEAKHGRAAVEIIMAIYESARMHEVVQLPLRTHANPLDLMIENGDLPIERPGRYDIRAFLLHGESMKPGE